In the Pan paniscus chromosome 19, NHGRI_mPanPan1-v2.0_pri, whole genome shotgun sequence genome, CCCTCGCCAAGTGTGACCTGGAGGCCCAGCTGGAGTCCCTGAAGGAGGAGCTGCTTTGCCTCAAGAAGAACCATGAGCAGGTGTGTGACCCTTGGTGTGATGCATTGAGACTTTCTGGAGGTGAATTCAGGCTCATCTGGGGGGAAAAAACGGAGGCTTCCTTCTGCTTGGGATTGAAGCTTTGCAGGTGAGCTCTGGCTTTTGGTGGGAGATTCCTTCTCATCCACAGCTTCTGGAAGCTGCTAGGCTGGTGCAGGCAGCGGTTTATCTTCAGAGGAGCACAGGGAAATTACTGGGGAGGATGGAAAGTGGGAGTTGAGAGTTTGGGTGAAGGGCAGTTGGGGGCCCTGCAGGCGGGTCATACTCCTCTGATGCCTACAGGAAGCCCACACTCTAAGGGGTCAGCTGGGAGACAAGCTTCGGATAGAGCTGGACATTGAGCCCACCATTGACGTGAGTAGGGTTCTGGGGGAGACGCGAGGCCAGTACGAGGCCATGGTGGAGACCAATCGCCAGGATGTGGAGCAGTGGTTCCAAGCCCAGGTGAGGGGGACTGCTAAGCAGCGGGGATTGGCCTCCATCTGGGCAGGTAGGTGACCATGTTTCTCTATGCTCCAGTCTGAAGGCATCAGCCTGCAGGCCATGTCCTGCTCTGAGGAGCTGCAGTGCTGCCAGTCAGAGATCCTGGAGTTGAGACGCTCGGTGAacgccctggaggtggagcttcaGGCTCAGCACACACTGGTGAGTCCCTCTGCACGCATGGGAGACCCAGCTTGGCTCCCACTACCCATGAGTAGCTCTCTGGGGTCAGTACAGGCCTCGAATACCAACCACGGACTCAGCTTAAACCTTGGTTTCAACTCTTTTGGAAGCACTTCCCTGTAGATGTGGATGCTGAGTGAATCAACATTAACTCAGGTCAGAGGGCTCTGATCTTAAAGGTCTACCATGAAGTGTGTTAGTTATTCTGGCTGAAGACAGCTAAAGGGAGTTAGATTGCTCTCTGGACCTGGCAATGTCTTGGGGTGTCACAATCTTAAGAGGTTGGAGATCCATGATTTTTAACTTGCTTCCTCCTTTCTTTGATATTATAGAAGGACTGTCTACAGAACTCCCTGTGTGAAGCCGAGGACCGCTACGGCACAGAGCTGGCCCAGATGCAGAGCCTCATCAACAATGTGGAGGAACAGCTGTCTGAGATCCGGGCTGACCTGGAGCGACAGAACCAGGAGTACCAGGTGCTGCTGGATGTGAAGGCACGGCTGGAGAATGAGATTGCCACATACCGGAACCTTCTGGAGAGTGAGGACTGCAAGTACGTACCCTGTTGTTGTCTATGTCAACACCGTGTGCAAAAACAGATAACTTCTCTTGGGAATGACCTAAAAGGAGCTCTGGAGGCCAGGTGGGGGTGGCATTGCAGATCCCATCTTTGGAGCCAAACTTGCTACCACTAGGCCTGGTGAGCTAATGCCTGCCTAGGCGTAGGTGAGGGTGTACAGGAGTTTTCAGGTCATGGCATTTGTTTTCTGACCACGTTGTGCTCCCAGTTGCTGGCTACTCCCATAGAGGGCTAAAATACTGAATGCCCAGCACATTCAGGTTTTGCTAAATTCTCTCCAGAAGAAATATTCCAGTAATGAGTATTCTTTGTGCTCATAGCATTTAAAGTATTGCTAAGGGCATGTGCACTGACTCATTTTAGTTCCACAATAGCCCTGTGAAAAGGGTCAGAGGGCTGATATACCCCTCTAAGCACTAAGGAACACTATGAGGGGCTGTGTTTAAATGGAATCAGTGGCTGACATCTGGGCCATTCTTGTTCCTCTGGcctttctgcctttctctctgcTGTGTTCCTTCCATATGGGACGTGACCCTGGCCTGGCACACAGGTACACTGAGTTCTGGCCCCAGCTCCACTGTGGACTATGGGCACGTCATTGCCCCTTTCAGGCTTAGAGGGACCTCTAAGGTCTAAGGTCCTCTTTTGCACTTTAATTCTAAAGTGTCTATAATATACTTTTGTCTTTCACATACTTCTCATGCCAATGTTTCAAACACCCTTTTTCTCTATGCAGATTTCCCTGCAACCCGTGTGCAACCCCAGCCTTCAGCACTCCTAGTCCAGTCCCTGCAGCCTGCGCCCCCTGCTCCCGGGCCACCCATGGGCCCTGCTCATCAACTGGATACTGACACACTCCTCAGCCCGAGGTGCTGGGAAAGGGGAGGTGTCTTCAGCTTGTTAGGCTTTGCTCTGCAGGCCTGCTACCTGGGCCTTGCCTCCCTGGCCAGCCAGGCAGGAGACTGAAGAGAGACAGTGCCACTCTGTGGATAGGTGTTTGAGTCCAGCAGCTCAGCCCCTATGGCTGGATTTGTTTCTTCCCCTCAAGGTGTCCCAAGTgctccattttctctcttctgttgCCTCCTGATCTCTCTGAGATGGGGCAggcacttttgtttttattttgctattaaaCTTCGCTTCTGCAGCAGAATGAGCCCAGTGCAGTCCGGCCTCAGCATCTCCATCCCATGCTGAGAGCCTTGCTGGGAACTCCTTGAGCCACATGCTTCTGTAGACGGGGGTTGTGGCTGGCTCACCAGAGTGGTTCTGGGAGATGGCAAAGCCAGTGAAGGCTAGAGTTAAAAATGGGACTGCGGCAAAGTGGCACAGAGGAGAGATACCCAACCTTGGACCTCACCAAGTGTATTTGGAGACAGATTTACAGatagagcttttaaaatatagacGCTAAGTAAAATTTCCCTTTCATCTGGATAAGCCACCTGGTCCTTGTGTAAAGGAAGAGCTCAAATCTGCGGCATCACAGACCGTTGCAAAACTCTGAAAATATTAACTGATGGTAATTGCTATCAGTCTAGAAAGGCCCAAACAACCTGACCCGTCCAAGCTCCCCAGTAAGCTCCACTGGTAAGTCCTGGCAGCTGTCTGGCTTGGAATTTGTAGACAGTAGAACATGAATCAGAAGCCCCAGAACAGGTAACTTAAATTGAGCTTTTAGGATGACATGCCCATTATGAGCAAGGCACTGGCTGGGGCTTCGCCGACATTGTGTCACAGGGCACCACATCAGCCCTGCAAAGAAGAAGCAGCTGTTATTATTCTCAGTTGGTGACTGAGTCAAGACTTGAAACCTAGTCTCTTTGAACCAGATCCAAAGCCCGTTCTTTGGAAGCTTTGAGGGGGAAACAAATTAAACATGAGAAGGTCTAGGACAGTGGTTCTTAAAGCATGGTCCGCCAGCTGGTAGCACTGGCATTACCTGAGAACTTGCTAGACATGCACATTCTTGAGCACCACCCCTGACTTACTGAACCAGCATTCTGCTTTAGCATGACttgcaggtgattctgatgttggttcaagtttgagaaacactgggttAGGAGGTTTATTTGATGAATGAGCCCTTGACTAGCTAGACCCTCTACAGAAAGGGCTGGCCTTGCCGTCCTGATATGTCCTCCAGTGAGGAATCCCTCATACCATCAGATCAGGATAGAGCCTTTCTCTTTTACATTGCAAAACTCTGAAAATGTTACATGATAGTTATTTCTATCAGTCTAGAAAGGCCCAAACAAGCTGACCCATCCAACCTCCCCAGTAACCCCCATTGGTGAGTCCTTATGGCAACTGTCTGGCTTGGAATTTGCAGATGGTAGAACATGAATCAAAAGCTCCATATTTTGATAGCCGTGGCTGAGAATCAGCACATCCCTAGAATTCAGCATCACAGCTGGCCAGAGAAGAGAAGCAGTGAGTTCCCTATCCTTGGAGACAAGCAGAGGCTTCAGAATCACTGATGGGGATGTTGAGGGGAACACTTAGGGAACTGATGGGTCTGGTTGAGATGGCTGTAGCCCCCCTAACTCTGTGCGTCCCTGCTTTCTACGTCTTATTGATCAGTGAAACCACAGGCATTGAAGTGGAACCACCAAATCTACTTTAGGAGCTGGTTTTGGTCTTCCCTTTCCCTCTGTGAATTCTCTGAATCACTGTAGTTTGCTGAAAAATTTACAAGTACAGCTGGTTCTGGTTTAATCCAGGTCTTCCTGATACAGCGGTGTGGTGCTTGAGTGACCACAGTCCCGAGCCCCAAGGCTGGAGGGAGCTTAAGTGAGAATCTTGTTGCTCTGCCTCCAACTGCTCTCAAGCCCAGCGTCCTACTTGTTGGTCATTGCTCATGTACATAGGACTGATCTGCTTGAGAGACACTGGGATTTCCAGCATAGGAAGCCCAAGAAGGGTCAGAGGCTGCCACGCCCTCCCCTCCTCTGTTCTTTTTCTCAAGTGGTAAAACTGTTTTGGCACACGTGACACACCCCTTGGGCACCTACCCAAGAGAAGCTCTCAATAATGAAGAGCCATCTCGATTAGTCTTAATTTAGTACCTGACCCAGCTGCCCTCATCTCCTTTGTACTTAAATAGCTCCTTTCATCCAACAAGTTCAAAGCTGTCTAACAAAATAAACCCACTTATTCTTGCACCATGATGGCGTAGGCAAGCATTGTCCTTCCCAtttaagggagagagagagaaggtgagtCATTCAGTGGTTAAGGGATTCTGCTGGTGACATAAAGTGAGTCAGTGGGGCCCCAGGGTGATTGACCTGTGTTTCTTAAGTTCACATCCAGTGCTCTCTCATTTCTAATTAAAAGATTAGCTTTGATGAGacagtacgtgtgtgtgtgcacgcgcatcTGTGTGTTTGTCATGTGTGAAGAGTTTCCCTGGAAACCACACAggtcatcattaccatcaccatcaccagaatcatcatcatcatcatcaaatcaTATAgcttcaccatcatcatcattgtcatagAACCATATATCCATCAAGCTCTTACTATGAGCCAGGCGCTGGTCTAAATTATAGCTACAGTCATATGGGTAAACTCATTTAATCATTACAACAATCCTAGAAAGCCAATgctattgttttctcattttgcagacaaggagccaagactcagagaggttaagtaacatgcccaaggacacacagctattAGGTGGTGAAGCCAGGATTCAGATCCAAGCAGCCTGCCTCCAGCaactgtgctcttaaccactgtgctTTACAGAGGCCAAGTCTCAGATTTTGTCAACAGGATGATAGAATCATAATGACCCCattgttttgattcctttccttgAAGGAAATGAGTATGTTTATGTTAGAAGAAACGTTTCTGAGAATTTATGCCACAAAGGGTGGTACAAGGAATAAAAGTTCTTTAGTATCTCACAGGATCTTGAAGCTTGAGGACTCTGGCAATTTTAATAAACTAGGAGTTGCCAAAGAAGCTCAACTCACTTCCTGCCATTGTAAAACCACCTTGTCTattgagaaagaggaggagggaaacaGAATCCCTATAGATGTTCATTGTTTCACCATTTACAAAATACTTGTTAAAGTACTTTGTGTTGTATCCAAATGGAGGCCCCAAACAACCTTGAGAGAGGGGAACAGACATCACAATCCCCATCGTGCAGTGGGAGAAGTACAGGTGTAGGGAGGTGAAATGCCCCCTCTGCACCTCACAGCAGGTGAGGGGCAGCTCCATGCACTCAACCCCAagtcttctcatttctttttccctGCTCTTTCCCTGTTCCCAACTGTGAGGGCCTTGCTGGAGGTACATGTGGATAAAACTTCACGTTCAGACCACTCTGAAATCCTGGATGGATTTTACGGGAAAGGTATCCTAGGGTCTGGGATCTTCCTAGGGGTGACCTTCTCGGTGCTGTCCCCCATCAGCATTTTAGACTCAGCTTCTGGCCTTTGGCCATTGCCTGGAGGCTCCCCCGTTTGATGCTGGTTATTGCATCCAaacctccctttcccttccttcctccctggtTCTTGGATATCCTATACAACCTGCCTCAGTCATTCACATTGGTCTCCAAGGCCCTCTGCCCTCAGGAGGTTTCTCTGGTCTCAAGGGGGCACAACTGTGTCCACTCACCAGCAGGACTGCGTGCTCCCTCCGTTTCCCTCCACCAGCCTTATTCCCCTTTCTATTTCCTCTGTCAATTTGCTTGATTTACTGTaggtgcttttctttttctgcccaCACCACATCCCTGGAATGATTTCCTATGCTGCACCTGGCGAAAGCCTCTTTCATTTGCTTTGAAACTTACCTTGATGCCCATGGATCCTGTGGGGATGCCACAGGGCTGAAGCGATGGGCCATCACCACCGCCTCTCCTGTGGTCTCCAAAGCAACAAGAACCAGATGCCGAAACAATTCATTACCCTGCCTGGCTGAAGACTAGATTATTAAAGGGAACAAGATTCTAATGAGAACAGTTCTCTGAATTCTGCTTATGAGTCACTTAGAGAGCGAAGCACAAACAACTCTTTGGGATCAAGTGCATAACCTGAAATGGCTTCATCCCCTCGCCGTGTGGCTGAAAATCATGAGCTGGATTGGAATGCCCTGAATGCGGTTTGGGTCAGGGGTGGGTGTAGGAAGAAATGGAGTGGGTAGGGGAAGGAGATATTTTTGGGTGAAGGCCCAATCACATTACATTATGCTAGCTGTGGACCTGTCTGCTCAGCAGGACTCAGAGTTCCTGGGTGCAGGGACATGACATaccccccctccccaccatgtCCCCTGCCCCTGGGACTGTGCCAAGCACACAGTAGATGTTCAACAAGTGACTAATGCCCATAATGTCACAtgaacagttttctttttatttatttttaatttttagatggggtcttgctgtcgcccaggctggagtgccgaggtgtgatcatggctcactgtaacctcaaattcctgggctcaagcaatcatcctgcctcagcctccagagcatcTGGAACTAAAGTGTGCTccaccaagcctggctcatttttaaattttattttatttttatttttttagatggagtttcgcttttgttgcccaggctggagtgcaatggcgtgatctctactcaccgcaacctccgcctcccgggttcaagagattttcctgcctcagcctcccaagtggctgggattacaggcatgtgccaccaggtcCGGCTCATTTTgaaactcatttttaattttttttgtagacatggggtcttgctatattgcccaggctagtcttgaactcgtgggctcaagtgattctcccacctcagcctcccaaagtgctgagattacagatgcaagccactgcacccagtacCCATTTTCTATTTACATTGAATACAAACATATTTCTAAATGCCCATCTTACACCTTTTAAATATCTCCTTTCCTTAACTTCTGGCTATTTCTCATACATATTGAGGACCCATCTTGGCCGGAATTGttcataaaaagatatttttttcacCAGAACTATGATTCTTCTGTTTTAGTTTAGTCATATGCTCAGCATAGAGAAGCTCTCTAATCAATGTGTTCTGAATTAAATTGAACTGGATAATGACTGTGCATTTGATAGCCCATTGACTGCTCAATTTCTCcttgaataaaaaaaatttgcaaatattccaACTAGGAAACCAAGAGAATACATGAATTCTACCCCTCGCCTGTGTGAGGTCATGGGGATCTTACAACCCTTGGGTCTCATTTTCCCCACTAATTCAAGGAGCAAATTCACTCAAGCCCATTGAGATCTTGAAAACACTGCAAGAAAGAGGCTAGATTCACAAGAGATGGCAGCATTGTGTTTACTCACCAGCTAGTCTGTCTGTGGTCCCCATCCTGAATTCTTGTGCCATTTCACATTCTGCAGGGCAACCAGcagggagaaaaaggaatatcTAGGAGTAACCAGAAGATAACAGGGGTTTCTTGTTCTCTCCTACATCTTCTGTGTGGCTCCCGACTGGTCATGACCTGCAGCCAGTGCAGGACTGACACTTCCTGCtgcatttctcctttcttctcttcccactCCTTATTCCTTCAGGAACAGGCAGTGTCGCTCCTTTTAGACTTTACACTGCCTGTGTGTAGATGGCAGTATATTTCTCAGCCACAAACAAATCTCAAGCTGGATCACAGAGGTGACGCTTTGGTCTGGACACCTTGGAACAATGTCACTTCTTTCAGAGGCCTCAGAAGCTGTAGTCCTGTGTCCATAGATCTTTTATGAGTCAACTCCATTTACGCCTTGCAGGACACTCAGCACGGTGGGCCACTCCTCAGTCTATTGGCTTATTTTGTCTTGGCTTCTTCTCAGCTTTGCATTTTCCAGGTTAGCCCCTTGGAAGCTGGGCTAACTTTGTCTGATTTGCTGCATGATTCTGAGGATTCCTCCCAACTTTTTTCcttgtctcttctttttcttgttatcTCTCCTTGTCTCCAtctctttccatttctctgatctCTCTGCATTGTACAAAAATTCTATGTTTGCTTTCTTGTCAATACAATCCTTGAATCTTCTCATACTTAGAGCCTAAACACTCTTCTTTGACTACAGTCTCCATGAGGCTATGCCAGCCAATCAGTAGGTAGGAACCAAGAGCTTGGAGAATACTGCTGGCATTTAGTTTGGGCTTAGGTTAAAGCCTGCCTGACTGGGGAAGAAGAAAGGGCTGAGGAAATAGCTGCTTGCTGGAAAGCCAGTGCTTGGAGCAGGCTGACAAGAGTTAGGAAGCAGAAGGCCTGTGCTGTCATCTACAAGCTAGTGCTCATCAATCAGATGCACGAGCCTTTCCATTCATCCCAAGCCCAGATGAAATGAGACAGAAGCTCCCCACAGACAGCTGCCACCTAGCCTTGCGTTCTTCCTCTGGAGAGTCTCAGGAGTAACAGTCTGTAGACCCACCTATTTCTCCCCCTTTAATTGTCTTGCAAGGAAACAAAAGTATTGATTTTATTATAAGTCTAGATCTTCTTTGTAGTGCTGTGGGGCTTTTCATCTGAATAGCATTATAATAAGCAATGATAATGGTCTTGGAGTGTAGATGAAGGACCTTTTATCTGAGACTCAAGCAGAGTGCA is a window encoding:
- the LOC100973858 gene encoding keratin, type I cuticular Ha7-like is translated as MTSDHCSSLLSGQVSEANAASLCLLANVAHANRVRVGSTPLGRLSLCLPPTCHTTCPLPGTCHIPGNIGICGAYRENTLNGHEKETMQFLNDRLAKYLEKVRQLEWDNAELETKLHERSKCHESSVCPNYQSYFCTIQELQQKILCTKSENNRLVVQIDNAKLAADDFRTKYETERSLHQLVEADICGLRRVLDNLTLAKCDLEAQLESLKEELLCLKKNHEQEAHTLRGQLGDKLRIELDIEPTIDVSRVLGETRGQYEAMVETNRQDVEQWFQAQSEGISLQAMSCSEELQCCQSEILELRRSVNALEVELQAQHTLKDCLQNSLCEAEDRYGTELAQMQSLINNVEEQLSEIRADLERQNQEYQVLLDVKARLENEIATYRNLLESEDCKFPCNPCATPAFSTPSPVPAACAPCSRATHGPCSSTGY